The Candidatus Binatus sp. DNA segment GGGTATGGGAGCTGGTGGGCGACGTGCTCTGGACGCGTGAGGTTCGCGTGCTCCGGCGCGCGACCTTCGCCGAACAGGACGCAGTGATGGCGGAACTGATGGGGCACTACCGAGTAAGCCGGCTTTCGATGGACCAAACCGGCATGGGAGAGAAGCCGGTCGAGGATGCGAAGCGGCGTTATTCCGGAAGAGTCGAGGGCGTGATTTTCACACCGCAAGCGAAGCTCGCGGTCGCGAGCCTGGGCAAGGCGGGGTTCGAGGATCGCCGAGTTCGCATCCCGGCCGGCGACTTGGCTCTCCGCGGAGATCTGCACAAGCCCAAGAAGGTGGTTGGACCGACCGGAATCCCGCGACTCATCGCGGAGAGCGACGGCGCCGGCCACGCAGACCGCTTCTGGGCGGCGATGCTCGGTGTTGCAGCCGCGGATCCGGGAAAGTCTCCGCCGCCGGAGATCTTCTTACCAAGGGATGACGGCTGGTAGACGCCGGCGCGTGGTGGTGAAGGGCAAACGCGTTGAACGCGGATCCTACCGTTCATGAGCGTTCCGGTTGAACCAATGTGGTGGGAATCGGCGGGGAGGAGATGAGGGGACGATGAGGAATAGCCGAGCACGGATACATCAAAACCCGAGTGGCGCCGACGTTGAGAGCGACCAAATCAAGGTAAGTTACCTGCCGATTGCTCAACTCGTACTCAACGCTCGAAACCCACGATTTCATAGTCCCCGTCAGATCCGTCAGATCGCGCGCAGCATCGAGGCCTTCGGCTTCAACGTTCCTGTGCTCATCGACTCGAAGCGCGAGGTTATCGCGGGCCATGGTCGCGTCCTGGCGTGCAAGCTTCTCGGCCGGACCGAAGTACCGACTATCAGCCTGCAACACCTGAGCGACGCTCAGGCCAAAGCCTTCATGATCGCCGACAACCGACTGACCGAGAATTCCGTCTGGGACGATCGGCTGCTCGCCGAACAGCTAAAGGAGTTGTCGGTTCTCGACCTCGACTTCAGCCTGGAAGCGACAGGCTTCGAGATGGGAGAGATCGATCTGCGGATCGAAGGACTCGATTCCCCGAATGAAGCTGACGAAGCCGATGATTTGTCCGAGCTACCCGCCGGACCGCCGGTCACCCGCCTCGGAGACCTGTGGTTGCTCGGCGAACACCGCGTCTATTGCGGGAGTGCGCTCGATGCTCAAGCCTACGCTGCGCTCATGGGTGCCGAGAGGGCGGATCTCGTATTCACCGACCCGCCATATAACGTTCCGATCGCCGGGAACGTGAGCGGACTCGGCACGGTCCGCCATCGCGAGTTCAAGATGGCGTCGGGCGAGATGAGCGAAGCCGAATTCACCAACTTCCTGACGCAAGCGCTTTCGCTTCTCGCCAGGTATACGGCCCGAGGCTCGCTGCACTTCGTCTGCATGGACTGGCGACACATGGAGGAACTCCTCACTGCTGGCCGAGTGGCTTATACCGAGCTCAAGAACCTCTGCGTATGGGCCAAGGACAAGGGCGGTATGGGCTCGCTCTACCGCAGTCAGCACGAACTGGTGTTCGTGTTCAAGAATGGAGAGGTTGCACACCGCAACAATGTGATGCTGGGCGTGTACGGCCGCAATCGCTGCAACTTGTGGCAGTATCCGTGCGCGACTTCGTTCTCGCGCTCTGGTGACGAAGGCAATCTACTGGCGTCACATCCGACCGTGAAGCCCGTCGCGCTGGTAGCCGACGCGATCATGGATGCGAGCGCGCGCCGCAGCATCGTGCTGGACGGGTTTCTGGGCAGCGGCACCACCGTGATCGCGGCTGAGCGCACCGGAAGGCGCTGCTTTGGACTCGAGCTCGATCCGCTCTACGTCGACACCATCGTCCGCCGCTGGCAGACGTTCACGCGCAACGATGCGCGCCATGCCTCGAGTGGGAAGTCATTTGCTGAACTTGAGATTGAAGTGAGGAGGAGGAAGGGATGCGGAAAAAGAAAAGTGGCACATACAAAGTAGGTTACGGCAAGCCGCCGCAGGGTACGCAGTTTAAAAAAGGTCAATCGGGCAATCCCAAGGGCAGGCCGCGCCGCTCAAAGAACGTTGCCACGGTGGCCCAGGACGCGCTCTTCGCCCTGGTGAAAGTGAATGAAAACGGCCGGCGGCGGCGGGTCTCCAAAATAGAGGTGGGATTTACACAGCTGGCAAACCGAATCGCCAAAGGCGATCTGGCCGCAATCCGGCTGCTGCTTACCATTCCCGGCGTGCAGAAAGATTTGGTCGAATTCAGGAGTTCTCGTCCGCTCACTCCGGAAGCCTGGGAGCGCGTCGTGAGTCTCGTTCGCGGAGATCTGAATCCGGAAGACGAGGGTAAGAAGGGGCCCAAAGGCAGACGACGTCAGCCGGATATTTCCGAGGTGGCCAGCCGCTTGAAGGGAGCGCTCAAGAATCGACGCTGACCCCACCAGAATCTCGGCGACGCGCACACAGAGATCTTCCCGCGGGTTAATCGGTTACCGTCGCGCCCAAGGTAACGCGC contains these protein-coding regions:
- a CDS encoding DNA methyltransferase → MRNSRARIHQNPSGADVESDQIKVSYLPIAQLVLNARNPRFHSPRQIRQIARSIEAFGFNVPVLIDSKREVIAGHGRVLACKLLGRTEVPTISLQHLSDAQAKAFMIADNRLTENSVWDDRLLAEQLKELSVLDLDFSLEATGFEMGEIDLRIEGLDSPNEADEADDLSELPAGPPVTRLGDLWLLGEHRVYCGSALDAQAYAALMGAERADLVFTDPPYNVPIAGNVSGLGTVRHREFKMASGEMSEAEFTNFLTQALSLLARYTARGSLHFVCMDWRHMEELLTAGRVAYTELKNLCVWAKDKGGMGSLYRSQHELVFVFKNGEVAHRNNVMLGVYGRNRCNLWQYPCATSFSRSGDEGNLLASHPTVKPVALVADAIMDASARRSIVLDGFLGSGTTVIAAERTGRRCFGLELDPLYVDTIVRRWQTFTRNDARHASSGKSFAELEIEVRRRKGCGKRKVAHTK
- a CDS encoding DUF5681 domain-containing protein, with amino-acid sequence MRKKKSGTYKVGYGKPPQGTQFKKGQSGNPKGRPRRSKNVATVAQDALFALVKVNENGRRRRVSKIEVGFTQLANRIAKGDLAAIRLLLTIPGVQKDLVEFRSSRPLTPEAWERVVSLVRGDLNPEDEGKKGPKGRRRQPDISEVASRLKGALKNRR